In Daucus carota subsp. sativus chromosome 4, DH1 v3.0, whole genome shotgun sequence, one DNA window encodes the following:
- the LOC135152160 gene encoding uncharacterized protein LOC135152160 translates to MSSALSLCSILDANKLTGPNFADWLRNLRIVLKSEKLDHVINSPLPKAPVDDAPYDEHQAHRSWMDEANVAQCIMLASMNSELQKQHEYMDAYTILIHLQELYHVEGRTARYEISKELFRCKMAEGTSVNDHVLKMINLIERLGQLGFVMDGELSQDLVLQSLPDSFSQFVVNFHMNKMDVSLPELHNMLKTAESSFPSKKSSVLLIGEGSTSKKRKRAPPKKKKKGGENKTNPAKAKVDPKSTAVCFHCNKSEAFEKFKEYKNEVEKQTKRSIKTLRSDRGGEYLLEWRVSRLSQRKWYSLSVDSSIYSTVKWGI, encoded by the coding sequence ATGTCTTCTGCACTATCACTCTGTAGCATTCTTGATGCTAACAAGTTGACTGGTCCCAATTTTGCTGATTGGCTTCGTAACTTGAGAATTGTTCTCAAGTCTGAGAAGTTGGACCATGTGATTAACTCACCACTGCCTAAGGCCCCTGTTGATGATGCACCTTATGATGAGCATCAAGCTCATCGCTCGTGGATGGATGAGGCAAATGTTGCCCAGTGTATTATGTTGGCCTCCATGAACTCTGAGCTTCAGAAGCAACATGAGTACATGGATGCTTACACTATACTGATTCATCTACAAGAGTTGTATCATGTTGAGGGGAGGACAGCTCGATATGAGATATCGAAAGAGCTGTTCCGTTGTAAAATGGCAGAGGGGACATCTGTGAATGACCATGTGCTCAAGATGATCAATTTGATTGAACGTTTAGGACAACTTGGTTTTGTCATGGATGGGGAGCTAAGCCAAGACTTGGTCTTGCAATCGCTTCCTGATTCGTTCTCGCAGTTTGTTGTGAACTTTCACATGAATAAGATGGATGTTAGCTTGCCTGAACTCCATAACATGTTGAAAACTGCTGAGTCGAGTTTCCCTTCCAagaagagttctgttcttcttATTGGTGAGGGTTCTACTTCCAAGAAAAGGAAGAGGGCCCCtcccaagaaaaagaagaaaggtggTGAGAATAAGACTAATCCAGCGAAGGCCAAGGTTGACCCCAAAAGCACAGCTGTTTGCTTTCACTGTAACAAATCTGAAGCctttgaaaagttcaaagaatATAAGAATGAAGTAGAGAAACAAACCAAACGTAGTATTAAAACTCTTCGATCAGATCGAGGTGGTGAATACTTACTTGAATGGAGAGTTTCTAGATTAtctcaaagaaaatggtatagtCTCTCAGTGGACTCCTCCATATACTCCACAGTTAAATGGGGTATCTGA